Proteins encoded in a region of the Magallana gigas chromosome 8, xbMagGiga1.1, whole genome shotgun sequence genome:
- the LOC105341000 gene encoding A disintegrin and metalloproteinase with thrombospondin motifs adt-1 isoform X2 has product MSGPLKSNLFFYRVLKLVLVIALFTLPEYRVSAVTCSSGWTKYGENCYRLYTSKLPWMNALKACQAVGSSLVDVGSDGEQTFVHNLARGYEFWISGSDSSTEGQWLWYGSLQSWGYTKWNSGEPNDSGGEDCASLLSGGRWNDYPCSRSMAYICEQTTALDACDSTWSFRNGRCYKLFTSRATWSNALKTCQANNANLVNIADSGENAFVYGLLRGESVWMGGFDGPTEGSWAWSGGVFTWSYTNWNSGEPNNSGDEDCNMMYSSSGRWNDGRCSGSLQFVCEKNTPPINGGWAGFGSYGACSKTCGGGTQTRSRTCTNPAPQWGGDNCPGSSTSSQACNTHSCPIDGGWASWGSYGSCSVTCGGGTQQRSRTCTNPSPQYGGANCPSSSTSSQSCNTHNCPIDGQWSSWGSYGTCSVTCGGGTQSRSRTCTNPAPQYGGASCSGATSMSQDCNTQVCIIDGSWGAWAAWGSCTKTCSGGRRSRARICDNPKPANGGLDCPGSSADFGDCNTAACPTVAAGTYQQLCPSGWFTCQSGGITCIQESFKCDCSSDCDDGSDESATYGNCTLAALCENGAGRFAVSMPILVGTLLSGLFALFLSLR; this is encoded by the exons ATGAGTGGACCTCTGAAGTCAAATTTG tttttctacagGGTCTTAAAGCTTGTTTTGGTGATAGCCCTGTTTACATTGCCCG AGTACAGAGTATCCGCAGTAACCTGTAGTTCTGGATGGACCAAGTACGGAGAGAACTGTTACCGACTGTACACGTCAAAACTGCCGTGGATGAACGCCCTGAAGGCGTGTCAAGCCGTGGGTAGTAGTCTGGTGGACGTAGGCTCAGACGGGGAACAGACCTTTGTACACA ACCTTGCCAGGGGGTACGAGTTTTGGATTAGTGGGTCAGATTCCTCCACTGAGGGACAATGGCTGTGGTATGGGAGCCTCCAGTCCTGGGGGTACACCAAATGGAACTCGG GCGAGCCTAATGACTCTGGGGGCGAAGACTGTGCCAGTTTACTGAGCGGCGGACGGTGGAACGATTACCCATGTAGCCGAAGCATGGCCTACATCTGTGAACAAACAA CTGCACTGGACGCCTGTGACTCCACGTGGAGTTTCAGGAACGGTAGATGCTACAAGCTGTTTACGTCAAGAGCCACGTGGTCAAATGCGTTGAAGACCTGTCAGGCCAACAACGCTAACCTGGTCAACATTGCAGATTCCGGCGAAAATGCTTTTGTCTACG GTTTACTGAGAGGTGAGAGCGTGTGGATGGGAGGGTTTGACGGACCGACGGAGGGGTCATGGGCGTGGTCCGGGGGAGTTTTCACCTGGAGCTACACTAACTGGAACTCAG gCGAGCCTAACAACTCTGGGGACGAAGATTGCAACATGATGTATTCTAGCAGTGGAAGATGGAATGATGGGAGATGTTCGGGCTCGCTGCAGTTTGTGTGCGAAAAAAATA CGCCACCAATTAATGGTGGATGGGCGGGATTCGGTTCATACGGCGCATGCTCCAAAACCTGCGGGGGAGGTACTCAGACGAGGTCGAGGACGTGTACAAACCCCGCCCCTCAGTGGGGAGGAGACAACTGTCCCGGATCTTCTACGTCATCACAGGCTTGCAACACCCACAGTTGCCCAA TTGATGGAGGCTGGGCTAGCTGGGGGAGTTACGGGTCCTGTTCTGTGACGTGTGGAGGAGGGACTCAGCAGAGGTCACGCACCTGTACTAACCCCTCCCCCCAGTATGGCGGGGCCAACTGTCCGTCGAGTAGTACATCGTCACAGAGCTGTAACACACATAATTGTCCAA TTGATGGGCAATGGTCCAGTTGGGGATCCTACGGCACATGCTCAGTGACCTGTGGAGGCGGAACTCAGTCTCGTTCTCGCACCTGTACAAACCCTGCGCCTCAATATGGCGGCGCTTCCTGTTCAGGGGCTACTTCAATGTCTCAGGATTGCAATACGCAGGTTTGCATAA TTGACGGAAGTTGGGGAGCTTGGGCGGCGTGGGGGTCGTGTACAAAGACCTGTAGCGGTGGAAGACGATCCCGCGCACGAATTTGCGACAACCCAAAACCGGCTAATGGCGGGTTAGACTGCCCAGGGAGCTCGGCCGATTTCGGTGATTGTAATACGGCTGCTTGCCCTACAGTGGCCGCTGGAACATATCAACAG tTATGTCCCTCTGGGTGGTTCACCTGTCAGTCGGGGGGTATCACCTGCATCCAGGAATCATTCAAGTGTGACTGTTCATCTGACTGTGACGACGGAAGTGATGAATCAGCGACATACGGCAATTGTACCCTAGCAGCTTTGTGTGAAAATGGGGCTG gTCGGTTTGCCGTTTCCATGCCAATTCTTGTTGGAACTCTTCTGAGTGGCCTATTTGCCTTGTTTTTATCTTTGAGATGA
- the LOC105341000 gene encoding SCO-spondin isoform X1: protein MSGPLKSNLFFYRVLKLVLVIALFTLPEYRVSAVTCSSGWTKYGENCYRLYTSKLPWMNALKACQAVGSSLVDVGSDGEQTFVHNLARGYEFWISGSDSSTEGQWLWYGSIQSWGYTKWNSGEPNNAGGEDCASLLSSGRWNDYPCSRSMAYICEQTTALDACDSTWSFRNGRCYKLFTSKVTWSNALKTCQANSANLVNVADSGENSFVHGLLRGESVWMGGFDGPTEGSWAWSGGVFTWSYTNWKSGEPNNSGDEDCNMMYSSDGKWNDGKCSGSLQFMCEKNTPPINGGWSGFGSYGSCSRSCGGGTKTRSRTCTNPAPQWGGDNCPGSSTSSQACNTHSCPINGGWSSWGGYGSCTVTCGGGTQQRSRTCTNPAPQYGGANCPSTSTSSQSCNTHNCPIDGQWTSWGSWGSCSVSCGGGSQSRSRSCTNPAPQYGGSACPGSSSASQACNTHNCPINGGWTSWGSYGSCTVTCGGGTQQRSRTCTNPAPQYGGANCPWSSTSSQSCNTHNCPIDGQWTSWGSWGSCSVSCGGGSQSRSRSCTNPAPQYGGSACPGFSSTSQACNTHNCPINGGWSSWGSYGSCTVTCGGGTQQRSRTCTNPAPQYGGANCPSSSTSSQSCNTQNCPIDGRWSSWGSYGTCSVTCGGGTRSRSRTCTSPSPQYGGASCPGANSMSQDCNTQVCIIDGSWGAWATWGACTKTCGGGRRSRSRFCTNPRPANGGLDCPGSSADFDDCNTGTCTSVAAGTYQQLCPTGFFTCQSGGITCIQSSFQCDCSADCDDGSDETTTYAGCTMADTCENGAGRFAISLPILFGTILSGLLAVVLSAR from the exons ATGAGTGGACCTCTGAAGTCAAATTTG tttttctacagGGTCTTAAAGCTTGTTTTGGTGATAGCCCTGTTTACATTGCCCG AGTACAGAGTATCCGCCGTAACCTGTAGTTCTGGATGGACCAAGTACGGAGAGAACTGTTACCGACTGTACACGTCAAAACTGCCGTGGATGAACGCCCTGAAGGCGTGTCAGGCCGTGGGTAGTAGTCTGGTGGACGTAGGCTCAGACGGGGAACAGACCTTTGTACACA ACCTCGCCAGAGGGTACGAGTTTTGGATCAGTGGGTCAGATTCTTCCACTGAGGGTCAGTGGCTATGGTACGGAAGCATTCAGTCCTGGGGGTACACCAAATGGAACTCGG GCGAGCCCAATAACGCTGGGGGCGAGGACTGTGCCAGTTTACTGAGCAGTGGACGGTGGAACGATTACCCATGTAGCCGAAGCATGGCCTACATCTGTGAACAAACAA CTGCACTAGACGCCTGTGACTCCACGTGGAGTTTTAGGAACGGTAGATGCTACAAGCTGTTTACGTCAAAAGTCACGTGGTCTAACGCGTTGAAGACCTGTCAGGCCAACTCAGCTAACCTAGTTAACGTTGCTGATTCCGGCGAAAATTCCTTTGTCCATg GTTTACTGAGAGGCGAGAGCGTGTGGATGGGAGGGTTTGACGGACCGACGGAGGGATCGTGGGCGTGGTCCGGGGGAGTTTTCACCTGGAGCTACACTAACTGGAAGTCAG GCGAACCAAACAACTCTGGGGACGAAGATTGCAACATGATGTACTCTAGCGACGGAAAATGGAATGATGGGAAATGTTCTGGATCACTGCAGTTCATGTGTGAAAAAAATA cacCTCCAATAAATGGTGGATGGTCAGGTTTTGGATCTTACGGTTCATGCTCTAGATCTTGCGGGGGAGGTACTAAGACGAGGTCAAGGACTTGTACAAACCCTGCCCCTCAGTGGGGAGGGGACAACTGTCCCGGATCTTCTACGTCCTCTCAGGCCTGCAACACCCATAGTTGCCCAA TCAATGGGGGCTGGTCAAGCTGGGGAGGTTACGGGTCCTGTACCGTGACGTGTGGAGGAGGGACTCAGCAGAGGTCACGCACCTGTACTAACCCCGCCCCCCAGTATGGCGGGGCCAACTGTCCGTCAACTAGTACATCGTCACAGAGCTGTAACACACATAATTGTCCAA TTGATGGTCAGTGGACCAGCTGGGGTTCATGGGGTTCATGCTCAGTCAGCTGTGGAGGCGGAAGTCAGTCAAGATCAAGGTCATGCACAAACCCCGCCCCCCAGTATGGAGGCAGTGCTTGCCCAGGCTCCTCCTCTGCGTCACAGGCCTGTAACACACACAACTGTCCAA TAAATGGAGGCTGGACTAGCTGGGGGAGTTACGGGTCCTGTACTGTTACATGTGGAGGAGGGACTCAGCAGAGGTCACGCACCTGTACTAACCCCGCCCCCCAGTATGGTGGGGCTAACTGTCCGTGGAGCAGTACATCGTCACAGAGCTGTAACACGCATAATTGTCCAA TTGATGGTCAGTGGACCAGCTGGGGTTCATGGGGTTCATGCTCAGTCAGCTGTGGAGGCGGAAGTCAGTCAAGATCAAGGTCATGCACAAATCCCGCCCCCCAGTATGGAGGCAGTGCTTGCCCAGGGTTCTCCTCAACGTCACAGGCTTGTAACACACATAACTGTCCAA TCAATGGAGGCTGGTCTAGCTGGGGGAGTTACGGGTCCTGTACTGTGACGTGTGGAGGAGGGACTCAGCAGAGGTCACGCACCTGTACGAACCCCGCCCCCCAGTACGGCGGGGCCAACTGTCCGTCAAGTAGTACATCCTCACAGAGCTGTAACACACAAAATTGTCCAA TTGATGGGCGGTGGTCAAGTTGGGGATCCTATGGCACATGCTCAGTGACCTGTGGAGGCGGAACTCGGTCTCGTTCTCGTACCTGTACGAGTCCATCCCCCCAATATGGCGGCGCTTCCTGTCCTGGGGCTAATTCAATGTCTCAAGATTGCAACACGCAGGTTTGCATAA TTGACGGAAGTTGGGGAGCTTGGGCAACGTGGGGGGCTTGTACAAAGACCTGTGGGGGCGGAAGAAGGTCGCGCTCACGATTTTGCACCAACCCAAGACCGGCTAATGGCGGATTAGACTGCCCAGGGAGCTCAGCTGATTTTGACGATTGTAACACAGGGACATGCACTTCTGTAGCCGCTGGAACATATCAGCAG TTATGTCCAACCGGTTTCTTCACCTGTCAATCTGGTGGTATCACGTGTATTCAGTCGTCATTCCAATGTGACTGCTCAGCAGACTGTGACGACGGAAGTGACGAAACAACGACGTACGCCGGATGTACCATGGCAGACACGTGTGAAAACGGGGCTG GCCGGTTTGCCATCTCTTTGCCGATCCTGTTTGGAACAATTCTGAGCGGTCTCCTTGCCGTGGTTTTGTCTGCAAGATGA